In Comamonadaceae bacterium OS-1, a single window of DNA contains:
- the ycjG gene encoding L-Ala-D/L-Glu epimerase, protein MIRCHTRIEQWAMHEPFEIAREVITHQPVLLLTLSDDAGHTGQAEAAGVDYDGETPASMAAQIAAVLPHLHDGLTGTELLQMLPAGGARNALDCALWDLRAKQTGVPAWQTAGLPRWQPVTTAYTIGLGDEATTRRKVRAARHYPLLKLKVDAQRHLDVVRMVREEHPTARIVVDANQAWSPALLRELLPQLAQAGVELVEQPLARGQDAALDGLQSPIPLAADESCTDRASLATLVGRYQFANIKLDKCGGLTEALALAAEATRHGLGLMVGNMCGTSLAMAPAFLLAQRCAYVDLDGPLLQQEDRTVAMQYDHGLIQPPPPALWG, encoded by the coding sequence ATGATCCGCTGCCACACCCGCATCGAACAGTGGGCGATGCATGAACCCTTCGAGATCGCCCGCGAGGTCATCACCCACCAGCCGGTGCTGCTGCTGACCCTGTCCGATGACGCAGGCCACACCGGCCAGGCCGAAGCCGCCGGGGTGGACTACGACGGCGAAACCCCCGCCAGCATGGCCGCGCAAATCGCCGCCGTGCTGCCGCACCTGCACGACGGCCTCACCGGCACCGAGCTGCTGCAGATGCTGCCCGCGGGCGGTGCCCGCAACGCGCTGGACTGCGCGCTGTGGGACCTGCGGGCCAAGCAAACCGGTGTGCCGGCCTGGCAGACCGCCGGGCTGCCGCGCTGGCAGCCCGTCACCACCGCCTACACCATCGGCCTGGGCGACGAGGCCACTACCCGGCGCAAGGTCCGCGCGGCCCGGCACTACCCGCTGCTCAAGCTCAAGGTGGATGCGCAGCGGCACCTGGACGTGGTACGCATGGTGCGCGAGGAGCACCCGACGGCCCGTATCGTGGTGGATGCCAACCAGGCCTGGTCGCCCGCGCTGCTGCGCGAACTGTTGCCGCAACTGGCCCAGGCCGGGGTCGAGCTGGTCGAGCAGCCGCTGGCGCGCGGCCAGGATGCGGCGCTGGACGGCCTGCAGTCGCCGATTCCCCTGGCGGCCGACGAGTCCTGCACCGATAGGGCCTCGCTGGCGACGCTGGTGGGACGCTACCAGTTCGCCAACATCAAGCTCGACAAATGCGGCGGCCTGACCGAGGCGCTCGCCCTGGCCGCCGAGGCGACGCGGCATGGTCTGGGGCTGATGGTGGGCAATATGTGCGGCACTTCGCTGGCGATGGCTCCGGCTTTCTTGCTGGCCCAGCGCTGTGCCTATGTGGATCTGGACGGCCCCTTGCTGCAACAGGAAGACCGGACGGTGGCCATGCAGTACGACCATGGTCTGATCCAGCCGCCGCCACCGGCCTTGTGGGGATAA